GCCTGGTCCAGGCGGCGCTGATTTTGTTAGTGGCTTCGTTTGCGCTCGCGCAGCAACGAACGCCGGAAGTGCGCCGCGCCCAGCCAGTGGCAGAACCGCCCGCTCCCAGGGCTGTCCCGCTCGATACGCCGACTTCGTCATCGTCGGTCAAGCCTCGTCGGAGTCCGCCAGAACCGAACGTCGCTCCAAAGCCGGCTACTACCGAAGCGAATCCTCCTTCCACCGAACCGGCATCGGAAACCGACGCGTCGGACCGCCGGCAGCTGGAGTACGCCAACGGTCTTTTTTCTCGGAAGCTCTACGATCTGGCCGCGCCGGAGTACGAAAAGTACCTCGGCCAATATCCCGGCGCTCCGGGTCGGGCCAGCGCTTACTTCTATCTTGCGGAATGTTATCGCGCCCTCAATCGAAGCAGCGCGGCGCGAACCAGTTTCCAAAGCGTCCTGGATAATTACGGCGAAAGTGAGTTTGCCGGCCCGGCCTCGTATGGGGTCGCGGAAATTCTTTTCAACCAAAAGGATTATGCGGGAGCTCTTCCGCATTTCCATCGAGCGGCGGCGAGATCCAAGGAGCCTGCGCTGGCTTTATCGGCCCGCTATTTTGAGGCGCGCTGCCTGGAAAACACCGACCGGAAAGACGAAGCCCAGAATCTTTATCAGCAGGTCGCCGAAGCGAAAAATCCCAATCCTTATCGGGATGACGCGCGCCTCGCGGCGGGCAGCATCGCGCTGGCCCGCGGCCGAAAAGCGGACGCGTTCAGGAATTACGAAGCGCTCGCCAACGAAACGTCAAAGCCGGCTCTCAAGGCCGAAGCGACCGTCAGGGCCGGAATGGTGGCGATCGATCTCCAGCAGACGGAGAAGGGCAAGACCGACAAGACGATGGCCGAAAAGGCGCTCAGTTTGTTGCAGAAAGGGCGGTCGCTCCCGGAAGCCGGCAAATGGCGTGCGATCGCCGAAGTCGGGCTCCTGCGACTGCAATACCAGGCCGGTCAGTACGACAAGGTCTTGGCGGAATACAAACGCGGCCAGAACGAAATCCCCGAAGAAGTCAGAGCGGAAATGATGATCATCGTGGGGAACAGCCACCGCCAGCTCGGGCACGCGAAAGAAGCGGATGAGATTTATCGCCAGATCATCGCGAAATATCCGGACAAGGAAGAAGCGAAGGACGCGCAATACCAGCGCTTGATCAACTTCTACAACACGAATTCGACGTCGCTCCTTTCCGAAATCGACGCGTATCTCAATTCGAACCCTGCGCCGGAGCGAGCCGACCAGGCAAAGCTCCTGAAAGCCGAATACTTTTACAAGGAACAGAAGTTTGCCGAGGCCGCTCCGCTCTACGCCGAGCTGCGCGATTCCCATCTCTCGCCAAAGCTGCGGGCTGAGGCTGCCTACAAACTTGGCTGGTGTTATGTGCAGCTAAAGGACGGGGAGCACGTCATCGAGGCGTTCGACTATTTCGTGGGAAATTTTTCGGACAGCCCGCAGATGCCTTCCGTTCTAACCCAGCGCGCCCTGGCTCATCAGGCGAATAAGAACTACGACTCGGCGATCGGGGACTTGAACACGCTCCTGGCCCGGTATCCTGCTGCGAAGGAGCGGGAAGCAGCTCTCCAGCAAAAGGCCCTGATTCTCGGACAGCAGGAAAACGCGAAAGGAATGTCCGACGCGTTTCGCCAGCTGCTGAAAGAGTTCCCCAAGAGCTCGGTCGCGGCGCAGGCCAATTACTACATTGGGAAAGCCGCCTTCGAAGCGAAGGATTACAAAGGATCCTTGGCGCCGCTCGACGCCGCCCGGCAGCTGAACAAGGACCAGTATTACAATCTGGCCACGCTTCGAATTGTCTCCGCCTATTTTTATCTGAAAGATCGCGCGGCCCTGACGAAGGAAGTGGACGGGTTCCTGGTGGGCAGTCCAAGCGCCCGAATCCCGGCGGAAATTCTCGAATGGCTTGGGCTCGAGTACTACAACGAGAAGAATTACGCAGCGGCGGAGAAATATCTCAACCTTCTCGGTCAGAGCGAGTCCCTCGGAAATGTGAAACCGGATTTCTGGTTCTATCTCGCCGATGCGGAAACGAAGCTAAAGAATGTCGCCCAGGCGGAAGCCGCCTACGAAAAATATCTCCAGGTCGCGACCGATCCCGCGGCCAAGGCGAAGACCTTGCTGGCCCTGGGGGCCACCAAGATCGCCGCGCACAAGCCAGATGACGCCCAGAAAATCGCCGAGGAAATAATGAGATTGCAGCCGGAAGGGCGGGTGAATGCGGAAGCTCGTTTGCTGGCCGGCGACGTCCAGGTTGAGCGCCAGAATTTCGACGAAGCGGGCAAGGCCTTTATGGGAGTCGCCTTGCTTTACGACGATCCCGCGGTTACTCCGCGGGCCTTGCAAAAGGCCGCGTTTGCCTACGAAAAGGCGGGCCGGAAAGAAGAAGCCGATCGTGTGGCGAAACAACTGCGCGAAAAGTATCCCGATTTTGCCGGCGGTTAATCTGGGACGCGCAGCTATCCGGAATTAGACGATCGATAGTAATTCGGTCGGAAGTCCGGAGAGAAATTGGCTCGCGTCGTCGATTTGCAAGACCGGTTTCGCCAAATGAGCCGCGAGAAAACTCGCGTCGGGCGTCGGCGCGATCCCGGCTTGCGCGACGATTTCAGCATCCGCCAGCTGCTCGATGACTCGCGTAACGTTCCGGAGGAGATTTTTATTGTCCGTGAATTGGACCGTAGCAATTCCTCCCGCGGTTGCTTCGACATACGGCGCGAGCGTCCCCGCCAAATGGAGCAAAATGTCCTGGACTACCTTTTCCTGGGAAGGCAGCCGGATTCTGACCTGAAGCTGAAGACAGCGAGCCAAACCCTGGCTCGGCGTCATGCCGCGATGCACGCCGGTTTCTTCGGCCGCGGCGTTGAGTTGAATAATCGCGGCTTTTTTTTCCTGGTCGTCAATTAACGCGACAGGCTGGTCGCGCAACTCAGCCTGGTGACGCAACGCGGCTTGCAGGTGAAAATCGGGAACATAAATCGTGGCAAACATCAGCCCGTCCTCGCCATGACCTGCTTTCCGCCCTGCGCCCGTTTCACCCGAATTTGGAGACGCGCCGTCAGGCAGTCTTGTTCCAGATCGGCGAGCTGCCAGGCGTTATGGAGAGAAAGCTTTAATTGCGCGCTGTTGATAAGACTCGTGCGAGTAAGAACGAGGAAGGCAGCCGGCGCGGCTTCCACCAGGCGTTGCAGCCGATACCAGCTCGTTTGCGGGATCTTGCGCAGCTCCTCGGAAGCATTCAGGACCAGATCGAGCACCACGAGCGGGAAATTGCCGTCGCGCAGAAGTAAATCGGCGGCTTGGACGGCTTCGAAGGCGGTTCGGCACCGGACCCAAAGCAGATGGCCCAAACGGGCATTATCAAGAGATTGGGGATCGAATGAATCTTTCCCATCCACCAGCGCGAGAAAACAACCGGTGCGGTGGGCATTTTGTAAAAGCGCGTAAAGCAATAGCGCGCTCCCCCCGCTTGGATTGGGACTGCTCAGCTCCGTAATGGCATTTTTCGGTAATCCGCCGCCGATGGAATCATCGATCGCTGGCACTCCAGTCGGAAGACAATCAACGGTGGGAGCGAATGTCTGGGGAAAGCGTTCTGCCAGGAGCTTTCGAAGATCGATAATGCTCGTGGCCATGCCCGAGAATGGCATAGCCGCGAGATATGTTCAACTGAACAGTCAGAGCTGAGGTCTTATCCGCGTTTTCGCCGCGCCGCCGGCATCTGCTTCCGGATCAACGACACCATTACTCCCTGGATTCGCAGTTCCCGGGCCGGGACCAGGTTCGGATAGAGCGGGTTCTCCGCTTTCAGATAAGGCCGTCCGTGTTCCATCACGTATCGCTTCAGCGTCGTCTCGCCATCGATCAACGCGGCCACGATATCGCCGTTCTGGGCATCTTTCCGGTCCTCGAGAATCACCATGTCGCCATCGAGGATGTGGGCGTCGATCATCGAGTCGCCGCGGACGCGGAGCGCGAACGTCTTCCCGTTCTTCGAAACGTTCGCCGAATGGCTGTCGAGGGAGACATGGCCTTCGACCGTCTGCTCGGTCAGCGTCGCCATCCCGGCCGGGATTTGCCCGT
This Chthoniobacterales bacterium DNA region includes the following protein-coding sequences:
- a CDS encoding tetratricopeptide repeat protein, which translates into the protein MKIRWGAVGLVQAALILLVASFALAQQRTPEVRRAQPVAEPPAPRAVPLDTPTSSSSVKPRRSPPEPNVAPKPATTEANPPSTEPASETDASDRRQLEYANGLFSRKLYDLAAPEYEKYLGQYPGAPGRASAYFYLAECYRALNRSSAARTSFQSVLDNYGESEFAGPASYGVAEILFNQKDYAGALPHFHRAAARSKEPALALSARYFEARCLENTDRKDEAQNLYQQVAEAKNPNPYRDDARLAAGSIALARGRKADAFRNYEALANETSKPALKAEATVRAGMVAIDLQQTEKGKTDKTMAEKALSLLQKGRSLPEAGKWRAIAEVGLLRLQYQAGQYDKVLAEYKRGQNEIPEEVRAEMMIIVGNSHRQLGHAKEADEIYRQIIAKYPDKEEAKDAQYQRLINFYNTNSTSLLSEIDAYLNSNPAPERADQAKLLKAEYFYKEQKFAEAAPLYAELRDSHLSPKLRAEAAYKLGWCYVQLKDGEHVIEAFDYFVGNFSDSPQMPSVLTQRALAHQANKNYDSAIGDLNTLLARYPAAKEREAALQQKALILGQQENAKGMSDAFRQLLKEFPKSSVAAQANYYIGKAAFEAKDYKGSLAPLDAARQLNKDQYYNLATLRIVSAYFYLKDRAALTKEVDGFLVGSPSARIPAEILEWLGLEYYNEKNYAAAEKYLNLLGQSESLGNVKPDFWFYLADAETKLKNVAQAEAAYEKYLQVATDPAAKAKTLLALGATKIAAHKPDDAQKIAEEIMRLQPEGRVNAEARLLAGDVQVERQNFDEAGKAFMGVALLYDDPAVTPRALQKAAFAYEKAGRKEEADRVAKQLREKYPDFAGG
- the lexA gene encoding transcriptional repressor LexA, which produces MLTQRQQGVLDFIQSEQREKGITPSTREIQQHFGFASQTSVMQYLDTLERKGFLNRHARKARALITPVQKVRITDIPIYGQIPAGMATLTEQTVEGHVSLDSHSANVSKNGKTFALRVRGDSMIDAHILDGDMVILEDRKDAQNGDIVAALIDGETTLKRYVMEHGRPYLKAENPLYPNLVPARELRIQGVMVSLIRKQMPAARRKRG